The Streptomyces sp. NBC_01268 genome segment GGAAGTCGTCCACCAGGGTGCCGTCCTTCAGCACCGCCTGCGCCCGCACGCCCGGCTTCGCCCGGCGCAGGTCGCGCTCCTCGACGATCGGCAGCATCCGCCGGACCGCCTCGGTGAAGGCGCGCTTGGACAGGGAGCGGTGCAGCTCGCCCGCCCCGTAGCGCCAGTGCGCCCGGGCGATGGCCCAGCTGCCCGGCCAGGCGAGGGTGCCGGCGAGCTCGCGCGGGCGGACCACCGACCAGCCGTAGCCCTCGCGGGCGAGGGCCGGGACCGCGTTCGGCCCGACGTGGACGCCGCCGTCGATGCCGCGGGTGAGGTGCACCCCGAGGAAGGGGAAGGCGGGATCGGGCACCGGGTAGACCAGGCCGCGCACGAGGGAGGGGTCGGCCAGCTCGTAGTACTCCCCTCGGAAGGGGACGATCCGCATCTCCGGGTCGTCGCCCGCGAGCCGCGCCACCCGGTCGCAGTGCAGCCCCGCGCAGTTGACCAGGACCCGCCCGCGCACCACCCGCCCGGCGGCCGTGCGCACGGCGACACCCCAGGGGCGCCGGTCGACGGCCGTGACCGCCGATCCGTACAGGATCCGCGCCCCGGAGGCCTCGGCCAGCTTCGCCGCGACCGCGCCGTAGTCGACGATGCCGGTCGTGCCGACGTGGATCGCGGCCACGCCCCGCACCCGAGGCTCGTACTCGCTGATCTGCGCCGGGCCCAGCTCCCGGACCGGGATCCCGTTCTCCCTGCCGCGCTGGACGAGCGCGTGCAGCCGGGGCAGCTCCTCGCGGTCGGTGGCGACGATCAGCTTGCCGGTGACCTCGTGGGGGATGCCGTACTCGGCGCAGAACTTGACCATCTCGGCCGCGCCCTCGGCCGCGAACCTGGCCTTGAGGGAGCCCGGCCG includes the following:
- the lhgO gene encoding L-2-hydroxyglutarate oxidase — its product is MVSVRYDYDCDVLVIGGGIVGLSTAYAITRAAPGTRVTVLEKEHAPARHQTGRNSGVIHSGIYYRPGSLKARFAAEGAAEMVKFCAEYGIPHEVTGKLIVATDREELPRLHALVQRGRENGIPVRELGPAQISEYEPRVRGVAAIHVGTTGIVDYGAVAAKLAEASGARILYGSAVTAVDRRPWGVAVRTAAGRVVRGRVLVNCAGLHCDRVARLAGDDPEMRIVPFRGEYYELADPSLVRGLVYPVPDPAFPFLGVHLTRGIDGGVHVGPNAVPALAREGYGWSVVRPRELAGTLAWPGSWAIARAHWRYGAGELHRSLSKRAFTEAVRRMLPIVEERDLRRAKPGVRAQAVLKDGTLVDDFLIRESVRTVHVLNAPSPAATASLPIGREVAGRALALL